In Argiope bruennichi chromosome 4, qqArgBrue1.1, whole genome shotgun sequence, a single window of DNA contains:
- the LOC129966166 gene encoding zinc finger protein Xfin-like produces the protein MACEVCHKSYVLNNEGDQFDSDAKPHVCITCGQSFSLKIQLKRHTLLHANGAPYVCINCSKDNESDESKTYNLRLAKKNDGYVCDMCNECFSSKRLLFRHTAKEHSFLKTFPCDDCPECFENSTELKKHAATHKVKNTNKRNANKMDISVDDSSEQSVSKTFSSKKLSCHICNKSFAYQACLDKHIKKSNCKATFPSLSKTIKKPNLEVQESETHDKKHVCSICGKNFARKSALEGHEAIHLAESYDSPYEEFSDDNSFHEEECDEYISQPKKPRLSKINIQQSYTCGNCNFVCFSKQTLTKHMKNHKDEEGLSDRGDEDTENDDDSLQKFTKCDEKFCSSEELQEHNIVHMKKENEKKPKFEVEEPGEYSCEICDKIFHSKRRLKKHLLFHVARKINDDDDSEKLAIGVERKQRSKDFACEICGKRFAGETCLKKHIMKHENGEITEKKSKRSKKEKIIQTLICEFCNEEFTGRRGAYVKHVHSHTPEVCGICDARFVDRQGLREHCKIHIGTEEGRMFVECSQKALDAKNGLLPPEPKVEYIYLVLR, from the coding sequence ATGGCTTGTGAAGTGTGCCACAAATCATATGTTTTGAACAACGAAGGTGATCAGTTTGATTCGGATGCAAAACCGCATGTCTGTATCACTTGCGGGCAgagtttttctttgaaaattcaacTCAAACGCCATACTTTGCTGCATGCTAATGGTGCGCCTTATGTATGTATTAACTGTTCAAAAGACAACGAAAGTGATGAATCCAAAACATACAATCTTAGATTAGCAAAGAAAAATGATGGATATGTGTGTGATATGTGTAACGAATGTTTTAGTTCCAAAAGGTTGCTATTCAGACATACTGCAAAGGAACATTCTTTCTTGAAAACTTTCCCCTGTGATGACTGTCCAGAATGCTTTGAAAACTCCACAGAATTAAAAAAGCATGCGGCAACACACAaagtaaaaaatactaataaaaggaATGCTAATAAAATGGATATCTCTGTTGATGATTCTTCTGAGCAAAGTGTATCTAAAACTTTTTCATCTAAAAAGTTATCATGCCATATTTGTAACAAAAGTTTTGCTTATCAGGCTTGTTTGGACAAACATATAAAGAAATCCAATTGTAAAGCCACTTTTCCTTCattatcaaaaacaattaaaaaaccaAATCTTGAAGTTCAAGAGTCTGAAACTCATGATAAAAAACATGTTTGTAGTATTTGTGGTAAAAACTTTGCTCGTAAAAGTGCTTTAGAAGGACATGAAGCTATCCATTTAGCAGAATCTTATGACAGCCCATATGAAGAATTTTCTGATGATAATTCTTTTCATGAGGAAGAATGTGATGAATATATATCACAACCTAAAAAACCTCgcctttcaaaaattaatatacaacaaTCGTATACATGTGGCAATTGTAATTTTGTCTGTTTTTCAAAACAGACACTTACAAAGCATATGAAAAATCATAAAGATGAAGAAGGCTTGTCTGATAGAGGTGACGAAGATACCGAAAATGATGATGACagtttacaaaaatttactaaatgtGATGAGAAATTCTGTTCCTCAGAAGAATTGCAAGAACATAATATTGTTcatatgaagaaagaaaatgaaaagaaacctAAATTTGAGGTGGAAGAACCAGGAGAATACTCTTGTGAAATTTgtgacaaaatatttcattctaaacgGCGCCTTAAGAAGCATCTATTATTCCATGTGGCTAGAAAAatcaatgatgatgatgatagtGAAAAACTGGCTATTGGTGTTGAAAGAAAACAACGAAGTAAAGATTTTGCTTGTGAAATTTGTGGCAAGCGTTTTGCTGGTGAAACATGTTTAAAGAAGCATATTATGAAACATGAAAATGGAGAAATTACAGAAAAGAAATCAAAGCgatctaaaaaggaaaaaattatccaAACATTGATATGTGAATTTTGTAATGAAGAATTTACTGGTAGGCGAGGTGCTTATGTTAAGCATGTACATTCTCATACTCCAGAAGTATGTGGAATATGTGATGCAAGATTTGTTGATCGACAGGGATTGAGAGAGCACTGTAAAATTCATATAGGAACTGAGGAAGGGCGAATGTTTGTGGAATGTAGTCAAAAAGCCCTAGATGCCAAAAATGGACTCTTGCCACCAGAGCCTAAAGTTGAATATATATACTTGGTTTTAcgttga